In a genomic window of Deinococcus metalli:
- a CDS encoding phage holin family protein gives MGFIIRLLVNALALYLLTRVYGGVSFAPGADVVSILIAALVMGIVNALIRPVLLLLSLPINVLTLGLFTLIVNGVVLYLVAAVTALNVNGFGAAVIGALILTIISWVLDAIVGAVGLDGRDG, from the coding sequence ATGGGATTCATCATCCGGCTGCTGGTCAATGCGCTGGCCCTGTACCTGCTCACGCGGGTGTACGGCGGCGTGAGCTTCGCGCCCGGCGCCGACGTGGTCAGCATCCTGATTGCGGCGCTGGTGATGGGGATCGTGAACGCGCTGATCCGGCCGGTCCTGCTGCTGCTGTCGCTGCCGATCAATGTACTCACGCTGGGCCTGTTCACGCTGATCGTGAACGGCGTGGTGCTGTACCTGGTGGCGGCAGTGACGGCCCTGAATGTCAACGGCTTCGGCGCGGCCGTGATCGGCGCGCTGATCCTGACGATCATCTCGTGGGTGCTGGACGCGATCGTGGGTGCGGTCGGACTGGACGGTCGGGACGGGTGA
- a CDS encoding aminoglycoside phosphotransferase family protein, whose amino-acid sequence MTDTDGVTVPAAVQTYAASLGAFGHDWLAALPDTVARVCQDWGLRREAAISGGSRSYVCRVTTPNGGAAVLKVALPEPVFGMQLATLLAARGRGYVQVYAHDAARGALLMEALGPPLPEDSADVHAALDVTARTLRRAWAVPADTLGSAPGQAEHKAAGLTALIHECRPFAPQGEFDAVIEWALRCAAARLDARDPARQVVVHGDAHTGNLLPVPAPRPGAETGYVFVDPEGFRCEPEYDLGVAARGWNGRLQSSTDPHSDLRGWCDRLARATGTDADAVWQWAYVERVTTGLYLARHGLPGLARPFLTMARTLLDG is encoded by the coding sequence ATGACCGACACGGACGGCGTCACGGTACCGGCGGCCGTCCAGACGTACGCCGCGAGCCTAGGGGCGTTCGGTCACGACTGGCTGGCGGCGCTGCCGGATACCGTCGCCCGGGTGTGTCAGGACTGGGGTCTGCGGCGGGAAGCAGCCATCTCCGGCGGCAGCCGCTCCTATGTGTGTCGTGTCACCACTCCGAATGGCGGGGCCGCGGTGCTGAAGGTCGCGCTGCCCGAACCGGTGTTCGGCATGCAGCTGGCCACCCTGCTCGCGGCGCGGGGCCGGGGCTACGTACAGGTCTACGCCCACGACGCTGCGCGCGGCGCGCTCCTGATGGAGGCGCTGGGGCCACCATTGCCGGAGGACAGCGCCGACGTCCATGCAGCTCTGGACGTCACGGCCCGGACCCTGCGCCGCGCGTGGGCCGTGCCCGCCGATACCCTCGGCAGCGCGCCGGGCCAGGCGGAGCACAAGGCGGCCGGGCTGACGGCCCTGATCCACGAATGCCGCCCATTCGCTCCCCAGGGCGAGTTCGACGCGGTGATCGAGTGGGCGCTGCGCTGCGCCGCGGCGCGCCTGGACGCCCGCGATCCGGCCCGGCAGGTCGTGGTCCACGGCGATGCCCACACCGGGAACCTGCTGCCCGTGCCGGCGCCGCGGCCCGGAGCCGAGACCGGATACGTCTTCGTCGATCCCGAGGGCTTCCGCTGCGAACCGGAGTACGACCTGGGCGTGGCGGCGCGCGGATGGAACGGCCGGCTGCAGTCCAGCACTGATCCGCACTCGGACCTGCGCGGGTGGTGCGACCGGCTGGCCCGCGCGACCGGGACCGACGCCGATGCGGTCTGGCAGTGGGCGTACGTGGAACGGGTGACGACCGGGCTGTATCTGGCCCGCCACGGCCTGCCCGGGCTGGCGCGGCCATTCCTGACCATGGCCCGGACGCTGCTGGACGGTTGA
- the panC gene encoding pantoate--beta-alanine ligase — protein sequence MGYLHEGHATLIRQARRACDVVVLSIFVNPLQFGPKEDLAKYPRDLERDLRVAAGAGVDAVFYPEVETMYPPGFDTRVVVSGVSEPLDGAARPGHFVGVATVVLKLLNLVQPDRVFLGEKDWQQLAVLRRMVTDLNVPTEVIGVPTVRESSGLAMSSRNSYLTAAQKERAVVLMRSLRAVQDAYAAGERRTAALRQAGLDVLAEEPDAEVEYLEVVGRDLRSRDILPGATLPSDSVERADVDNDAMTRVLVAARMYGVRLIDNLPLDGRGGGA from the coding sequence ATGGGCTACCTGCACGAGGGGCACGCGACCCTGATCCGTCAGGCGCGCCGGGCATGCGACGTGGTCGTGCTGAGCATCTTTGTCAATCCCCTGCAGTTCGGGCCGAAAGAGGACCTCGCGAAGTACCCGCGCGATCTGGAGCGCGACCTGCGTGTGGCCGCCGGGGCGGGCGTGGACGCCGTGTTCTACCCGGAGGTCGAGACGATGTACCCGCCGGGCTTCGACACCCGCGTGGTGGTGTCCGGCGTGAGCGAGCCGCTGGACGGCGCGGCGCGGCCCGGGCACTTCGTGGGCGTGGCGACGGTGGTCCTGAAGCTGCTGAACCTGGTGCAACCGGACCGGGTGTTCCTGGGCGAGAAGGACTGGCAGCAGCTGGCGGTGCTGCGGCGCATGGTCACGGACCTGAACGTGCCCACCGAGGTGATCGGCGTGCCGACCGTGCGCGAGTCGAGCGGGCTGGCCATGAGCAGCCGCAACTCGTATCTCACGGCCGCGCAGAAGGAGCGGGCCGTGGTGCTGATGCGGTCGCTGCGCGCCGTGCAGGACGCATACGCGGCGGGTGAACGCCGAACGGCGGCGCTGCGACAGGCCGGACTGGACGTCCTGGCCGAGGAGCCGGACGCCGAGGTGGAGTACCTGGAGGTGGTGGGCCGCGACCTGCGCTCCCGCGACATCCTGCCGGGGGCCACGCTGCCCAGTGACAGTGTGGAAAGGGCGGATGTGGACAATGACGCCATGACCCGCGTGCTCGTGGCTGCCCGTATGTATGGCGTGCGCCTGATCGACAACCTGCCCCTGGACGGCCGGGGAGGCGGCGCATGA
- a CDS encoding type IV pilus twitching motility protein PilT: protein MTLDELLREMVTRRASDVHLQAGSPPMGRVDGQLVPFGSQALMPPDTQALAQALMPAEQWEDFEYRHELDIAYSVSGLGRFRCNVFRQRGAVGIVMRIVSDAIPGFEALGLPADLMRSLADAPRGLILVTGPTGSGKSTTLASLIDHINRTFAYNVITVEDPIEILHKNKKSIVVQREVGSDTRDFRSALKYAMRQDPDVIMIGEMRDKETVEAALSAAQTGHLVLSTLHTQDAVRSVNRIIDFFPPYERDQIRIALSESLVGIISQRLLGRSDGVGRVLALEIMLNTPLVQEYIKDEDKTPLIKDALIEDNIRGMHTFDQHLVQLYRNHLITMDEALASATSPHELKLMVTRSGMAY from the coding sequence ATGACCCTGGACGAACTGCTGCGCGAGATGGTCACCCGCCGCGCGTCGGACGTGCACCTGCAGGCCGGCAGTCCGCCGATGGGCCGCGTGGACGGGCAACTCGTGCCGTTCGGGTCGCAGGCGCTGATGCCGCCCGACACGCAGGCGCTGGCGCAGGCGCTGATGCCGGCCGAGCAGTGGGAGGATTTCGAGTACCGCCACGAGCTGGACATCGCGTACTCGGTGTCGGGCCTGGGCCGCTTCCGCTGCAACGTGTTCCGGCAGCGCGGCGCGGTCGGGATCGTGATGCGTATCGTCTCAGACGCCATTCCGGGCTTCGAGGCACTGGGCCTTCCGGCGGACCTGATGCGCTCGCTGGCCGACGCGCCGCGCGGCCTGATCCTGGTGACCGGCCCGACCGGCAGCGGCAAGAGCACCACGCTGGCGTCCCTGATCGACCACATCAACCGGACCTTCGCGTACAACGTGATCACGGTCGAGGACCCCATCGAGATCCTGCACAAGAACAAGAAGAGCATCGTCGTGCAGCGCGAGGTGGGCAGCGACACGCGCGATTTCCGCTCGGCCCTGAAGTACGCCATGCGTCAGGACCCCGACGTGATCATGATCGGCGAGATGCGCGACAAGGAGACGGTCGAGGCGGCGCTGTCGGCCGCGCAGACGGGGCATCTGGTACTCAGCACCCTGCACACCCAGGACGCCGTGAGAAGTGTCAACCGCATCATCGATTTCTTCCCGCCGTACGAGCGCGACCAGATCCGGATCGCGCTGTCCGAATCGCTGGTGGGCATCATCAGCCAGCGCCTGCTGGGGCGATCGGACGGCGTGGGCCGCGTGCTGGCGCTGGAGATCATGCTCAACACGCCGCTGGTGCAGGAGTACATCAAGGACGAGGACAAGACCCCGCTGATCAAGGACGCGCTGATCGAGGACAACATCCGCGGCATGCACACCTTCGACCAGCACCTCGTGCAGCTGTACCGCAACCACCTGATCACCATGGACGAGGCGCTCGCCTCCGCGACCAGCCCGCACGAACTCAAGCTGATGGTCACGCGCAGCGGCATGGCGTACTAG